The following DNA comes from Labrus mixtus chromosome 8, fLabMix1.1, whole genome shotgun sequence.
TGTGGCGGCATAAGATGTTATCTCAGACATTTTCTTTATCGCTTGCAACACCcatctgtgtgtttcctctagCAACTGAAAGAACGGTaactcccctcttcctcttagtTTCTTTCACTTTCATGTCTACCTCAACTCCTGCAAACATTTTCTACTGCAGATGTGTTCGCTATGCGTCATATTCATGAGTGCAGGATAGACATGTGGTTTCAAATGCACATATTTGACAGAACTGAACAAACTAAACCCTTCACCCACAATGAGAAGAGTGCACTAAGAGTCATCTTAACAGGAGGATGTTGTGGTGAGCTGTCTGCACGGCACACAAGACTGAGGGTTGAACAAAACCTCTTAAAATAAGTCGTTTGTATATTCAGCCACAACgtaaacagaacaaaatgttcGTCCTGCACCCTGCAGTCACATGCTCATTGCTGTGCCAACTTCCACTTtccaaacttgaaaaaaaaaccatcagagaataaaaatgtaaagttgtACGTACCAAAAGGAACAATGAAGTAATTACTTAAAATCCCACATGCtgagttattttgttttgttgttctgaaCATGATGTCTAAAAGTTGGCAGCCTGCTGTGTTGTGTTCTTCTATTATTTGCATACTTTTTACATAGACGGTAATGTAAGCTAGTAAAATTCCTCTAAAGACTAAAAATGATGAACAAGCTGATAGTACAGAGTGCAGTAACTCATATGATCTAATTCTACATACACATGCACTAATCTTCCTTTCATGAGGGGATTTACATAAAGGACAATCATTTTATTCTGACAgcattttccatcacttttgATTCAAAGTGTTGATTTGAAGCCtctcaggtaaatttacatgctgAATGAACTCACAGCAACATTGAGTGAATTGCCACCAGAAGTGCTCTCCTTCCCGCCCACATGTAGTCTGGCTTTTCTGAAAAACATGTATCAGTAGACGGTGCTTCACTCATTTCCTCTAAATGTTTTAGTAAATGTAAAACCTTCTTCTGTCTGTAGTCAGATGTTGCAGGAACACCACACTAAGTTAGAGGAAGTGTATGCTAGTTCTGTCTTCTTGTTTGATGAAACTGTTGCTTGAAGAACTTTGTTGCCATCTGGTGTATGTTTTGACCTATAGaatttgttctgttttgatAACAAATTAATGGGGTCCTGCACGTTCTGGCTTTTGTTTCTACTTaacttactttttaaaaatgatttattttcttgtctcaATCTGATTGAGACAAGATCTGTTAAGATCTGTTAAGGCATTTTTTGACTTGGATGGCTCAACTTTGGCACTAGCTTATGCGGGGGGTGGGGGCAGAAAGTCAAGTCACAGACATGTCTGAATAGAAACTGCAGTATTTACCATTTCTGCATTTCTGTCTAAACAGATATAGTGTCTCTAAGTACTAACATTACAACAGAGGGACAAAGTAATACACTTCCATGCTTAATTGCCTCAAAAGGGTCAAGTGTAATAGAAGCTACAGTTTGAACATAAGCCCCTGAACGGAAAGATATCGAATCATTATTTGGAATAATAGGCTAgaaccgggggggggggggggggacaatcaGTTTCTAGGAGGGGGCCCATGCCACTCCAGACCGCCCCTTTGACATGCCCCTGGTTATACATAGTTTTGCCTgaactgaataaataaaaaaggatttgCATCACATTCAAATAACGACAACCAAATGTTATTCAGCTAAGTAAACTTAGTTCTTGTTTTTTACAatttagaaaaaacacaactataAAGCATAAATGAACAACACCATTCACAGAACACAAAATAAGGAAGTGTAACAAGGCACTCACATATTTATTTGCATTAAAGCTATGTTTGTCAGAGCATGAAAGGTTGAATCATTTGCATAATCAATTAGAATGAGTTGGTGATAATACTTTACAATAAAAGGATTTCTTTTTATTATCAACCTCATGGGGGGAAAGGAGAAAGTAGATCATCAGGGATACATTATGTGCACAATGTCCTTGGAGACTATTTTCAAAACTTCATATAATTAAAGAGATACAGTATAATACAAACCAAACATTCTCTGAGCTGTATCTGTCTACGGAATCACACAGGTTGAGAAAAACTATTGCTGCTACACATAGGAGCTGGATTGTCTGGCATGAACCCGTTATCCATACTGAAATCAAAGCGTGCTACAGCAGatcagagatggagagatgtttttttttttcatgggcCTTTGGTGAGAGGCTGTCAGTTTTAAAACAGTCACCTTGAATCGCCTCGCCTCAGGAGTCCCTGATAGATGTCGGATTTTAGGAACCGCGGGTAGCAATCCCTGGCCATCAGACTGTAGATGAGCTTCTGTGCTGAATCAAACGAAGTCAGGGTCGGCTGGGAGATGTTCTTTGTTATGTTTTCTCTGGTACCGCAATCTATGTTGATCTGAAATCAAACAATATAGCCCGGGGGCATCTTACAGCACCTCTTTTCATTATCATTCACTATAATGCTGAGAGGGGAAAGAACTTGTGTGCAGTTTCAAAGAAAGTTTAGAGTTTTATCTGCACAGATTGCACAATTGTACAGCTTTATTGCAGTCACTACATCCTTATAGGCCAGCTAAATCCAGACTATAACTCTCCAATGGCctttttaatgtatattttaaaaaatctgttgtttCTTTGACAAGCTTGCAGTTTTTACCTGTTTGGGCGCTTCTGTTTGGACAAACTCTGAGTAGATCCTGTTGGCAGATGAGATCATCTCGGGGGCTGACTTGATTTTTTTGTACTCCTCACAGGCGATCCAAAACAAGATGTTCTCCTCACTGTACTCAGACTTCAGGAACTGCCGGAAAGCTATCTGTCCAGctgaaaatcaaacatgatgGCAAGAagctataaatatatataagtatatatattgtttatataCTTATATATTTGGAAACTCACCTTTACAACTGAGAATTTTGTCCACAGACTCGCTCCAAGTCTCAACATCCTCCAGCGGATCCTTGGGGAAGCAACACAATCTACCCTTGAAAAGAGCATCAAGATCTATTACTAGCCCAGTTATCTGTGAACTCAACCTGTAAACCACACTGCAAGACCAAATCAATTATTATTCAAAGCATCTCCTATGTTTTTAAAGCAACTTTTAAACACTGTTCTCCCTTCATTGAGCACCTTACGTCAACCTTCAATCTCTACAATTTCCTTCAGAATTTACTGATGCAAGGTGAGACTTACAGTGACTGAAAACCTCCCGGGTATTTTCCACATGGCTGCTGTAAAGCTGTTTCCTGATGAAAAATGGTAAAGGCCCAATAATCAAATGTGCAGTAACTCACTTTATCGCCATCTCCTCGTCCTCTACGAAGGGAGACAGAGATAAGATCCTGCCAGACTGAAGATGGAGTCGTGTTTGTTTGGAAACGAGGGAGTCAAGTGACTGAACAAATCTAAATGACCCCCACCCAACATGGATGGAATATATGGAAATCTGTATGCAAAATGTCGGGAGAGACGGGGCATCCTTCCTCATCTTGAGGAGAAGAGAGCTCGGCTGTGATTTATTCTGACCAGTGACCACACCTGTTGTCCAAAACTCAGATCATTAACATGTAAGTCACAATATGAAAGTGGCAGAGGATTTACATTACTGGAGACAAACTATATAAATACAATTGAGATAATTCAACTCTGTATCTTATGATTAAAAACTCAAGTTCGTCAACACTCAGTTGGAACTAGAGGGCATTGTTTCTGAGAATAATGGGGAATATGGTGACCTAATGGTTATCTGTGGTAGAGCACAACATATCAAAGTCATAATATGATTTAACTAAAGCAATGAACCATGGTCAGGAAGCTCTGGGAAAGATCCCAACCATAAACAAATAGCCATAAACAAATTCACTATTAAGGAAAAGCCTCATCATCCTATCATTTGCATATCTGCAAAAAAGACTTAACAAGCACTGATTTATTAATGAGCCACCTATAACATATTCACCTGTTTTAGATGATCAGTGAAACTTAAAACATAAAGTTTGCGATTAGGCTTTTTCATGTTAAGAGTTCTTCAGTCTCTTGACATAGTGTATAAATATGCATTCAATGTGGGTTTATTTCTAGAGGAAACCtccagggttaaaaaaaaaaaaatgaagccaaagtgCTAGTGccaaagaactgcagttcctgaaGTGGCCACTTGAGACTAGCTACAGGTGCATCATAAAAACTGTACTGTCGTATGACTTTTTGGataactcacctgtttaaaTCACATTCAGGCTCTAAGTCATGCAGAATGAGTGGCTGGCTGCTTTAACTGATGGTGCTCCAAAATATGGGAGGGTGTTGCTTGCTATCTGCTAGACATCAAGACAGCTAATTCACTCAGAATATTTGTCTGTGTTCGTAATGTCGGTGCCCTTTGGAGATTTGCATGCATAGTTGTAAAAACCTGATGTTTCACTGCTGTTGTACTAACCAATTGTAAGTAGTCAGTAAGTTATCAATAGTCAATGAAGTGtatttctgtgagtgtgtatctggtATTATATTATTCATGATGTTGCTATTTGTGTCCAGTTTGTCAGCTTGTTCAGTGTTTGGCATAAATAGACTTATTTTTGGAGGCCAGTGCAGGGGAGTCAGTTTTGTCTGTTAATCCCAGCAGAGAATACGATAAGTCATGGTGATGAGACGACTGGTTCCCTATTGGAATTGGTTTTGTGGAGTTCACTCGTTGCTCACTCTACCGCAGATGTAGCAGGATGCAAGCAGGTGGCGAGTCTATACTTTTCTCAAGCTGTCTTAGCTTCTACAGTCCAGACCAATCTAACCAGCAACCACACCAACTGAATAACTTGATACCTTTAGTTTACCAACCCTCTCATCTAAAAATGCTAACGTCTGgtttcaaaatccaaaatgtcaaactcatgGCTAAATAAAGGCACATGtcctttatttttacagtctgttccAATAACTGACATACTTGATGGTGTCTATTTTTGCTTGACTTCCAGCACCTTTGTCTCAGAGtgataaattaatttaattgattttatATGTAAAGGGATCATGTACAATATCAAAATTACATATTGCCATTTCatgcattgtaccagagttagcttgaagctaatttacatctgcagtcTCTTAAATACATATTGTAGCCAAAGGGAAGGTCAGGTGATCACAGAAGTcatgaaaatgtatcttttgGAGAACTCAAATGTCGTCACCAAATGTCATTCTTATCCATTGAGGAGTTGCTGAGATTTTTAAGGATCAATGAAAATGGTGGAACCGATAATCAGAAGCTCTTTTCAAAGCGTGATTCCATAACAGCTCTGACATCattacgtctttgtacattcatattgattctgcaacgGCTCAAGATTGGTGTACCAGTCTGTGCATTCACGTTGCGTTACAGCATTGCAAAAGCTCCATGTGTagagaaacagcaggagctccacttacacacacacacacacactcatacacaacACTGCTCACCCCTGCTGACTCTGGCACAGTGgtgggatcacttcgtccccccattACGCTTCCGTGATGTCACAGGGCGTAAATATCGTGAACAATCTGAACAAGGATAGAAACATTACCAGTCAGCTAAGTATTTGTTTATAAGTAATGGAGTAATGTGAAGTCAGACAGCTTAAACTAGAACCTGTGGAGATTTGACATAGAGAATTGAGTTATACATtatgaataaacacaaataagtaGCTTTTTCCCTACACTTGTAAAATAATCTACACAACAATCTATATTGATTTAGGGAGTTCAAAACAAGAAAGATATTTCTGACTCGCCCCTGCACAGCAGAGAATAGCGTCACTCAGTCATGTGATCATATATGTATCCCTAACATCAGCTCCTTCGCATTTGTCCGTTGTATGCAGGTCATGTCAAAAAGAGACTCCTAATACATATATCATATCAGTATGGCTGGTGCATTTTATCCCGTCTTGACCTTCCTGACCACCAGTGGAGACGCGCTGGGCACCACACAAACCAAGAATGTAAATCACAGCAGGTGATGGAAAACACCCAGGCAGCCCCTATTTGCATGTGTGCAGATACACCAGGTCCAggaatttgtttttcaaaaaaggCACGGCCAGTAACCATACAAAGACTGCACCGAAGAGTGTCGTATTTGAGTGTTCAAGACGCTTTCTTTTCTTGTgagcttctttcttcttcttaataGTTCAAGTTCAGAAAAAGGACTTcttacatgtaaaaaaatatataatttatttgtttttatacttACACCTACAATAAATCTGCTGCTTTTGATACAGCATTAATCCTCTACTATCAAGTTGTAATTTTCTCTTCTCACACAGGGTAGCACTGTTGTCCTCCTAAGTGCTCCTTTCTTGTTTTACTTATACACTGTGTGTCAACCTTTCTCTGTAAATGGCGGCATTgaatttgtgtgtttcttttcactGTTGTTCCTTTCATTGGGACATGCTTCTCTAGACCTAGAGTGTGTGGATATAACCTAAAACCTATTTAAACAAGATTCCTTacctctgaaatgttttctgttaacgttatttttttaaattattacaaAGTGTCTCAAATTgtatcatgaaaacaaagagaagaatcCTGAAGGGACCTTCAACCTGATTTCATCCTTCAAGCCTATTTTTTTGCAACTTGAGATTGCtcttaaataataaatcaaaccaTACTCAAACTCAAAGATAGAAGAACTCTAAGACAAGCATCTGCTGAGCCCTAGTAGATAACATCTGATGCATTTTATATTGTCTTATGATGaactttctttcctctctctctaacaaTCGATGAGCTGCTGGAAGTGACTGTTATAGCTGAGCAAAAAAGTTAGAAACTTTGATTTCCCCCCCCTGAATAGCTCTATAGCTGACATATAAAGTCTTCCTCACAGaattgtttttatctctgcaagTCTTCCGTCTGCACAGATCAGCCCTAAAATAATCCACCTGCTGCCCACTGATGAACATGTGGCCGCTTTAAATTTGTCCGCCAGGCTTTCAGCTATATCTTTCTCTCCGCTACAATACGTTGAAGTATGTCTACTTTGAATTAAAGGTATGAAGTCTCACCTTAAGCCTTTCAAACTGAACACAGCTTGTTTACAGTTACCCTGAATTAAATTATGGTCAAAATATTTTTGCAGGCAACAAGTCCACACCGATTTGTAAGGGGAACTTTTCACAACTTAATATCTGAGCCTGGAAGTCAGCAAACTTTGACTAAATTTGTCTCACGTGGAGTTGGTTAAAAGCTTCTCTGATGGGGGGAACTGGATGGTGGTACAAAAGTCTGGATAGCTGTATTCAGGGGTGAAAATCCACTGACAGACTGAATAATCtttaagaaagaaacacatttaattgaGATAAgccacatttaaaataatccaTTATTTGACAAACTATTTGGAAACTGCTTTCCAAGTGTTTTGTGTCCCTACAAGGTGTTTTACAAAAACTTCTTTAACTTATGGATAATTTAAGAGGATTTTTCAAAGACTGAGTCACACATTTAAATACCAATGGGAAAGAAACAAGAAATCTGCCAGCAAATTCTTAGCAGGCAACTAATCTTAAGCTTTGATGAATTTGGCAGACTGGCTGAGCTCCTACCTTTGTTAACACATCATTACACTTTCCCTTCCTTCTGCCACTATTTGTGAGGAAAGACAGCAGAAACTGCAGAAAATGCATGCCACTGCCTTCTACACTGATGCATAATTAATGTGAACTGCAAGGTATTCCATGCAGGTTTGTGAAGTGATAGTAATTTGGAATGAGGTAGGCCTTATCCCTCTGAAGGCTCCTGGAAAGTATCCAGTATTTGTGTTAATGAGCCAAACCAGCTCAGTGTGCATATTTGTGAAGAACAGCTTTATGCTGTGCACATGTATGTGCTGCTTTATTCAGCAGAACTACCCAAAGGTTCAGCGGCTAACTAAATGGGATCAGCGACAGCTTTGaattgatttgtatttgtctttgtaaGAAGAAAAGCCTGTGCATACATATACAGTAACATGAATAATTCTGTGCGAGAGTCTTGGGAGTTGATAAGGTCTATTCATTTTTCAGTGAATTGGAATAAGGAGCTACACAATCATCATTCACCCCACTAGTGTAATATGCACACGTTATtgcttcatttgttttgtataGATGTGGTCATTTAAACTAATTAATGACACTAAAGGCTTCATTAAAACTGCTTTAATAAAgaagtgtttatttctgcatatCACAGTCGTATGTACATTTTACAACAGCAAAGCAAAACATATGATCATAGTAAGACATAAATATAATGAACGGTAGGAAATGAAAAAACAGCAATcataattcatttaatttaatattagTATTCAAATAAGATAT
Coding sequences within:
- the rgs1 gene encoding regulator of G-protein signaling 21 isoform X3, with the translated sequence MAIKLCCFPKDPLEDVETWSESVDKILSCKAGQIAFRQFLKSEYSEENILFWIACEEYKKIKSAPEMISSANRIYSEFVQTEAPKQINIDCGTRENITKNISQPTLTSFDSAQKLIYSLMARDCYPRFLKSDIYQGLLRRGDSR
- the rgs1 gene encoding regulator of G-protein signaling 21 isoform X1, giving the protein MWKIPGRFSVTGRLCCFPKDPLEDVETWSESVDKILSCKAGQIAFRQFLKSEYSEENILFWIACEEYKKIKSAPEMISSANRIYSEFVQTEAPKQINIDCGTRENITKNISQPTLTSFDSAQKLIYSLMARDCYPRFLKSDIYQGLLRRGDSR
- the rgs1 gene encoding regulator of G-protein signaling 21 isoform X2; translated protein: MWKIPGRFSVTDPLEDVETWSESVDKILSCKAGQIAFRQFLKSEYSEENILFWIACEEYKKIKSAPEMISSANRIYSEFVQTEAPKQINIDCGTRENITKNISQPTLTSFDSAQKLIYSLMARDCYPRFLKSDIYQGLLRRGDSR